The segment CCAGTGTGCCGTACTCAGTTGTGCGACCCTCAATCTACCAGCAGCGCCCTGATCTGCCACCTGCGATGTCACTTGTCTCTTACTATCCGTGAATGAAGTGCAAACTGCTATAAAGCTTTCTCTCAAGTCAAAAGCCAAAATAAGATCCTCATAAACTATGTATAAAATCCAATGAAATTCAAATCATACACCAAGGTTAGAATGATATTGCGGAAAGGAAAATCCTATAATATCAAGGCTAAAAAAAGTTGATATTATATAATGTTAAATTAAAAAATATCATATCATATGAAAAATATACAAAAGAGACTGCATAAACCGACCGAAAAACTTCACTGGATGACTATTAAACCGCCCCAAACAACTGGCTCGAAAATTTAAAAACTAATGTAATACTCAGTTAAACAAAGTAATACTTATTAATACCTTAGTATTACCTGATAACACTTATATCAGATGTAGATGACAGAAATAAGCTCGTCTTGTAACCGTTTCTCCCAACTACTACTACCCTATTATTCCTCTCTTATGAGACACTGCAATCTCTTTATGTAGTTGATAATCACTAGAAAAAGGCCCACCTTCCAGCCGTCTCCGACAGCTTCGACGTGCAGCCGGCAGCGTAGTCTCCTTGTTTACTCCAGATCTACACCGACAGGACGGGGCAACCGGTCGACACGGGCTTCTCCTGCAACTCATCACCGGCCTGGGTGTTACCCCCTACTTTCTTCGGCTTTGCAGCCGAACGGCCAGTGGCGATCGGCGGGCAAGACGTCCACTGCAGCTCATGGCCGTCCGAGTGTGACGTGGGTAGAAAAACAAACACCCGTTCTATCCAATTAATGGAATCGGTGCTACAATAAATGATAAGTACAATATCGAAAGAGTAGGAGGATTTTTATGGGTACTGTAACTGCAGTTGGTTGGAAAAATAAAAAAGGCACTGGAGGTCGGTCATGTAATTGCGGTTCATGGAAGGATCATTGGATTAATAATTCAGGTAAATCTTGGCCAAGTACCTGTTCGATTGCAAATTGCAATAATAGACCAACACTTGGCGCTCATGTTATTAATTCAAATGTATCAGGAGAAAAAATTATTCCAGCATGTGATTCATGCAACAAACTAAATGGTGAGTTTACATTGAAAGGTGGAATCACTCTAGTATCCGCGAACAAACAACAAACATGTCAATAATTGATCAAAAAGACGTTAGATTTGTACCAAAATATAGGAGATCTTGAAGATGAACAAAGTCATTCGATTCATGGAGAAGCATGAAAAACCTATTAATCTGGCAAGTAAACTGATAGCCACTGTTGGTATTGTCTGGATCTGCTTTACCCAGCAAGACAAAATCAATCCATTCTTCCTGTCAGCTCTGACACTGCCAGTTTACTTTGGAATCATATACATAACAGACAGGATGAGGGCGGCTAATTAGGCTGCTCTCTTTTTTTGTTCGGGTTTAACCTTCGATCTACAGCTCCCTAGTTAAAAAAGCATTCGCCTTTTCCACGAAATAATTGCCAGGCGCTGCGAAGCTGCTCCGGAGATTTTTGTTGAAAACACGAATATTACCACCACTTCACACCCTGTTTGAAATTCAAGTGCAAGTGATAGACCTTCTTGCGATCCAGAAGAGAAAGACCAGGCTGCTGCCGCTCAGGATCGCATTCACAACCCGCACGGCGGCGTCCAGGGCGCGGCCTCCTGGTTCTTCCGGATCTGCAGCCGGCGGTCGGGGCCGACCGGCGGGTAAGACGTCTCATGCTGCTCATCACCGACTGAGGCTGAAAGACGCTGCCCCCTACTTTCTTCTGGCACTGCAAGCGGCAAGCGGCGGTCAGGATGGTCCCCCCCTATCCCCCATCACCTGCCGGGCCAGGGCGCGGCCTCCCAGGTCCTTACCGATCCCCGGACAAACGCGCCGGAGTCACCGGCGGGCACGGCCTTCTCCTGCTGCTCACGGCCAGCGAGTGGTCTACGGGTTTCTCGAGATTCACACGCCGTTGTTGGGGAAGGACGACTCAGCAATTGACCGAGAAAGAATTAAACAAAAAGTAAAGAGACGCTTAGAAAGTGTTCTAACTTCCCAAACGTCTCTTATACATTTTCAAGCCCAAGCTTCAATATCACTATCTGAAATGTCTAGCTGCACTTCGTCTCTATCCTCATGATCAGGATCTTTTACGTGTTCTTCTTCTGATACTGAGCCTTTTACCTCAAAAGAGTTATTGGTTTCCTGTGGTACGAGCTTTTCTTCTGTCGCTACCACCTTTACACTTTCCGCCTTATCTTGGGTTACCAAAGGCTGTATAATCTCCGAACTAGGTAGGCTTGTATGGGCAGGAGGTACTACAGGCTGAGATATTCGCGTCTCTACAGGCACCTGGTTCATAAGCTCTCCTAGATTTCTTTCCGTAGGGATCAAAAGTTGTAGGTTCTGCACTCCCCCACGCCTTATGATATCCTGTTCAATTAAATATCGGATGGAATCCCCATGATTAGATTGACTGTTAATCCACTGCATAATCAGTGGGTGTTCATCTAAACGGGTTTTCATAGTGATCACGTCACCTGGAACTTTCGTTTTCTTTATTCCCCTAGACAATTGATCACCCCCCTAAGTTTTTTGAATCAGATTTACACTGTAGCTTGCTGCGACTTCGCTTTCAAAGCGGTGAAGATCTTACTCTTTGTAAAAATGTACAGCCCTTCCGCATTCATCGTAACGGCATATTCTTTTGGAATGTAAAACAATTGAATTTCCCGTTCTTCGCACAACGTTTTCAAATATGGTTCAAGCACCGATCTCATCAGGATACTACCGCCACCATAAACAATAAGTACATCGATCTCATTTCTTGTTTTAGTGAGCTGATTTCGAACGTTACGTATGATTTGTTTAGCCTGGTTGTCTAGCGGCAATCTTAACGTTTTTTGAGCACGATCATGGTATTTATGTGTCGGTTGCTTTATAACATCACTAAAGAATTGACGCGGAGAATCGGGCAAATGAATGAGACGGTTAAATTCATCTAATGCCTCTTCGATTGCATGTCCAGCACCATGATTGCTGCCATGAACGAACTGGCGCAAGAACTGATTTCCAACGGTAACTGGATATTCGGTCGTTCCATCACCAATATCAATATGTAGAATGCGTTTATCTGCGAAATACTGCCCCGTAACCTTATCCAGCTTATTGGTTTCAGCAAACTCTTTAAAGATGTCGTCTTTTCTCCATTCCCCATCTAATGATTTTTGAATAGAGAAAGTCACAGGTGTTGCTTCGGGAATTGCTTTCACATAGCTAAAGATCACTTCGACATTGACACGTTTTTTACCCAAGTGAACAGTAACTTTATGAGCCTGTCCATTAATCATAAATCGTTGTTCAAACTTAGCTGCTGACTCTTCGTTATGCTGCGTTACAGGCAAAGCAGTAGTCATATCCACTTTTACCTGAATCGATTCTGGCAATTCGTTTGTATCTTCATATACCTTTTGAACGGCGTAGCCACTGATATTCGCTAAAGTATTAATAATCGGTAAATCGACATCGCACTTCATATCGATTCCCACTTGCATATTATCAAGAATCTCGCCACTTTTAAGAGCGAATTGACCAACGTAATACATACCTGGTCTTGCACTTGGGGAATCCACCGTAACAATAAGCTGATCCAATAAGTTTGTCACAAGACTTTCTGGTACTATTTCTTCCGTCCAAGGCAAGCCATCAACTGGGCAATTTACGTTTGGCTGCCTGATCAATTTACCATCAATGATAATGTCTTGCTCACTGTTACCGTTATCATTACCAACACTAAACTTCAATTTCTTTGTCATACTTGTTACCTCCCTATTCATATGTTTGTCTATGTTTAATTTTCTTTAATTCCAAATTCTTTTCGGATTCGTTCTTCTTTATGTTTTCTTATGTAGTCTCTAACGAACTTGTCCCTGTTTTCAACGTCCTCAATCTTAACCAAACCAAAAAGGCCAGTCTTTTTAACCCTTTCTGTTTCAGGCTTTTGATACCACAAAGCAAGCGCTTCATCCTCAAGTTGGTCAAGGATCCGTGATTGTGTGATGAAATCATTGATCTTTTCTTGTCGTTCTTCTTCCCTACTTTTCGGTTCAGGCAATGCCCTAATTGCTTCACTTGCTTTTTGTTCCGCAATTCGATACGCCATCTGCTCAAACTCTCTGAGAAGCACTTTTCTTAGTTCAGCAGGATCGCTAACCTCTAATTGGTTATCGGATCCGGCTGGGAAAGGCCGAACCTCAAACTCTTGGGCAACACTGTCAAAGATCGGGTCTAAATTCCACCCTTCTTCCCTCTTCTTCTTGATGAATAGTCCAATCTCCAGATCCTTCGAGTCATAGACCTTTTCGCCAGAAGATTCAACACGGTTTATATAATGGATTCGTTTTCTCTCCATTTCTTTAAACCACGAATCAACTGTGTTGTAGTGCTTGCCGATTTGTTTCGAAAACTCATTGAGTTTCCAATGCTGTTTCTCCCCTTCTACCATCGATATCCCCTCCTCTCAATAATGATACACCACGCACACAAGGGATCTACACCCCACAAATGATTCACACGAACACTTTCACACATGACTCACAGTCAACAAATGACTCACAACCAGCATTTCACTTGTGATTCACTCCAAACAAGTGATTCACCACAACTATGTCACGTGTGATTCATGTTCAATAAGTGATTCACTCCCGGCACCTCACATATGATTAACATTCTACAAGTGATTCACTTTTCCTCCTGTTTGCGGTGTTACTTTAGAAGAAAAAAGAAATACTTTGATTATATTTAGTATTACTTTTTATTAATTAAGTAATACTTAGGTGATATAAAGTAATACTTTGTGATCTATTTTAAAGTCACCTTATGGTGACAGTAGGGAAGGGGGAGTGGAATTAGCTCCGATATGACATTATCGCCAAACCGTTCTCATTAATCGAGACAAATATACGCCGGTTATCCTTCGGGTCTTTTTGCTGTTCGATTAATGCAGCACCATCTAAACGTGCAAGCTCAGTTGAAAACTTGCTTTGTTTAAGCTGCGAAAGGGCCATAAGATCGAGAATAGCCAAAGACTCCTTTGATTTGAGAATCTGCAGGATTTCCCATGAAGAATCCGTCATCCTTTTTGAGATAGCCAGTAAAACATCGCTTGGAAAAGGCATCAAAACACCCCCTCTAATAAATATCTTATTATTTAATATAATATCATACTATTTTAATGGACGCAAGCTTTATACTCTGACCTCCGAATCTTGTGGAATGATAAAACGGACAAGCGCATATGTAAGAAATGTAAGTAAGGTAAGAAACCTCTTACCTCAAAAGGAGGGCATCTAATGATACAAAAGCCTTTGTATTCCCCTGTATCGTCAAAAGGCCAAACTGTAATACCCGCAGCACTCAGAAAAAAGCTCAATATTCAAAAGGGGAGTGTTCTCCATTTTGAATTGCTCTCAAATAATACTTTCGTCGTTCGGGTTATTAGAGAAGGGGAATCCTTATCCAATATATCCCCGGTCCATAAAACAAGCAAAATTCCAGCTATCGGGCTTAAAAAAACGTTTTAGTTTCCCTTGGGTTTTTTTGAATTGCTCTTGAGTTGCTCCATCCATTTTCTTTGTTCCTTCAATTTAGTCGCTAATAAGCGAAGTTGCTCATCGGAGAAGTCCTGTTCATTTTTAGGGAATGGAATCACTTTTCGCTGCATGGCCAAAATCCTTTCTTAGATTTATTAGTAGCAGTTTGGCCATTCTCTTCGGAACTTATACAAAATAGGAGGGAGTTGAACAATTATGAAACTAAATTGGTTTGAACGAGCAATGTACAACTTTAAACGAGTCTCATTTTTGATCGACACCAAAGAGCATAGCAACCTGGAGCGCTTAACCCATGCCATTAATTACACATTAAACTCGGATGATGAAGAAGATTATGACTTGGATGATCTGAGCCGGTTGTTAATCCGGAGAGGAATAGAACAGGCATTAGATCTCGGCTTTACACCTTTTTCAAAAGCATTTTATCACTTCATGGCAAACTCCGAAGATACTCGAAAGACAAAATTTAAGCAAATACATGCAACCTTACACTCAACAGAAATCAAAGCCATAAACGACCTGGTTGCAATGATCAATGAATATCTTGAAGATGAGCAAACAAATCATGGTCAGGCATATTACCAAATCGATCAAAATGATTTGCTCAGGTTTTTTATCCGTAAAGGGCATGAAAGCTTTCGCAACATGCCCATACCTAAAGTAGTTAAGCTGCTTCAAAAAGCCTCGTCTTAAACTATTGGACAATGGACATTGGACACTGTCCATGAGTTATTCAAGCAGAGGAGTGGTGTTTTTTATGAAAAGAAGAGAAGGGGAGAGGGAAAAGGAGCTGAGGAAGGTACGATCTGACAAGAAGAAGCAGTTGCGCCCCTGGCTGCCCGGGACTCTCCTTGCTGAAATGAAATCACTAAAGAAATTCTTGAATGAACCATCTTTGGCGGCTACTCTGGAGTCAGTCTTGAATAAGACACTCATCAATCGAACCTTTATCGATTATGTAAAACCTTCGATGTACCGGAGTATTTCTTTACCCATCAGTTCAGACGGTGCTTACCGTTTTACATTGATTGCAAACCAAAACATTGAGTGCATGGCTGATGAGCTTTACAAAAGGATCAAAGAGGGGATAACGAAAAGATCATCATTTTTCGTTACCAAAGATGTCGCTGAAAATTATATTCACCCTCTTACCTCGGGTCTGAATATCTCCGCTGATGGACTGGCAACCATCGCCCTCGATTATGCCGTTACGTGCCTTCTGCCCTCGATTGCTCCTGGATACAAAAACAAATATCACGGCCCATCCAGCAATGAACCAGACAGAAAAACCTCTGGGAGTGCTTAACACCACGATTTGGATTCATACGGAACAGGTATGCGTGCCTCCATAACAACATGACTACATATCCACCTACTGCAGAGCAACCGACTGGCGGCACGGGCTTCTGTTCGGTGAAAATATAGTTTTAGACTGGAAAATAAAGTTTTAGACTGATCAGGCACAATCGATGTTCTTGTTTAAATGGAACTATCTCTGGAAATAACTATCTGTGTCCAATCACGAAAAAATAAGACCAGGATCCTCCTGGTCTTTTCCGTTTAAGTAGGGGGTTTACTCTTTCGCACTCCATTTAGCAAACAAAACGCCAAGACGAACAACAAGCAAAACTCCCCAAACAGTCGACAAAACGATAAAACAGACTTTTGCTGTACTGCCCATACCTGCATAATCAAGACCAAACAAAATAAGGGACACGAAAGCAAGGACACCCAGGCCATGCTACAATGTGCTAATAGCCTTTACAAAACCACTCATATGAATGCCTCCCAAATGTATTTAGTTTTTGCTCATTTCGACAAGCTGCTTGATTGCATTCCAGTATGAATGAACGGCAATTTCAGCTTCCTCCTCTGATCCAAATGTAGCGATTACAGCCAGCCAAGATTTTCCCTCGTAATCAAAAAGCATATGGT is part of the Brevibacillus brevis genome and harbors:
- a CDS encoding ParM/StbA family protein, producing the protein MTKKLKFSVGNDNGNSEQDIIIDGKLIRQPNVNCPVDGLPWTEEIVPESLVTNLLDQLIVTVDSPSARPGMYYVGQFALKSGEILDNMQVGIDMKCDVDLPIINTLANISGYAVQKVYEDTNELPESIQVKVDMTTALPVTQHNEESAAKFEQRFMINGQAHKVTVHLGKKRVNVEVIFSYVKAIPEATPVTFSIQKSLDGEWRKDDIFKEFAETNKLDKVTGQYFADKRILHIDIGDGTTEYPVTVGNQFLRQFVHGSNHGAGHAIEEALDEFNRLIHLPDSPRQFFSDVIKQPTHKYHDRAQKTLRLPLDNQAKQIIRNVRNQLTKTRNEIDVLIVYGGGSILMRSVLEPYLKTLCEEREIQLFYIPKEYAVTMNAEGLYIFTKSKIFTALKAKSQQATV
- a CDS encoding MerR family transcriptional regulator, translated to MVEGEKQHWKLNEFSKQIGKHYNTVDSWFKEMERKRIHYINRVESSGEKVYDSKDLEIGLFIKKKREEGWNLDPIFDSVAQEFEVRPFPAGSDNQLEVSDPAELRKVLLREFEQMAYRIAEQKASEAIRALPEPKSREEERQEKINDFITQSRILDQLEDEALALWYQKPETERVKKTGLFGLVKIEDVENRDKFVRDYIRKHKEERIRKEFGIKEN
- a CDS encoding MarR family winged helix-turn-helix transcriptional regulator yields the protein MPFPSDVLLAISKRMTDSSWEILQILKSKESLAILDLMALSQLKQSKFSTELARLDGAALIEQQKDPKDNRRIFVSINENGLAIMSYRS
- a CDS encoding AbrB/MazE/SpoVT family DNA-binding domain-containing protein, with the translated sequence MIQKPLYSPVSSKGQTVIPAALRKKLNIQKGSVLHFELLSNNTFVVRVIREGESLSNISPVHKTSKIPAIGLKKTF